Proteins encoded by one window of Brevibacterium atlanticum:
- a CDS encoding HNH endonuclease signature motif containing protein, translated as MKDSQDPHNLDDDDLNPASDHDGEADETTVSPSARPIVGSDSPRRLDVDPDSPMAVVASIARLSSGAKIAEYQAVASLFLAEVIDRLRYAPANEIYYHATFTQTAERFLSVRDGGRTDKLDEDDPWAATDSDSVDSESREASTDGTTDPAGIEPTKGALAKPLPNFPKFQLHKSFNSWAHELTAREEVTELAAVLGATSDGAYNEITNAITLVFGLPKFLDRCLKGEFTIEHVLSATRAVKDVSFEYIPRLDAYLAERRADITLETFRKSLNLKIAAIVPVDDRTELASKRRHVDITTYPDGTASVTLMGPAVELKAFYLRIEAFARAIRNGQISAFTDVDLSGLEMDDQDSIAALMFDIATRATPQMAIAVTAHDTTTGETTTKEFAFDTTDSTDPITADAVDSTARTAQREAEAAAAAGDDVKTIIKLVMPTHGQWVREQAKMMVSVPYLTAIGRSELPGTFSDGAPVPPEAVRVLAAQSPTWHRILTDPATGTPIDARSKSYYIPADVRAPLTAKWQSCSAPGCTRRAETSEIDHIIPFDHDDPARGGQTTFTNTHPLCKADHQRKTDRRFSVRSTDDGAVEYAFRHGVVTKMYPPDNPINAEHARQVENYAQLPNLLETDDESGPEMRSDNDAVADVGPAADVGPTAEGGTAVGAPEGRQARRPRETDDENRDPRWDRGEPPPF; from the coding sequence ATGAAGGATTCGCAGGACCCCCATAATCTGGATGACGACGATCTCAACCCCGCCTCCGACCACGACGGAGAGGCCGACGAGACTACGGTCTCGCCCTCCGCTCGGCCCATCGTCGGCTCCGATTCGCCGCGCCGCCTCGATGTCGATCCGGATTCGCCTATGGCGGTGGTCGCGAGCATCGCCCGCCTGAGTTCAGGCGCCAAGATCGCCGAGTACCAGGCCGTCGCGAGCCTGTTCCTGGCCGAAGTCATCGACCGCTTGCGCTACGCTCCCGCCAACGAGATCTACTACCACGCAACCTTCACCCAGACTGCCGAGCGGTTCCTTTCGGTCCGTGACGGAGGCCGGACGGACAAGCTCGACGAAGACGACCCCTGGGCCGCAACCGACAGCGACTCCGTCGATTCGGAATCGCGTGAGGCAAGCACGGACGGAACGACCGATCCGGCTGGGATCGAGCCCACGAAGGGAGCACTGGCGAAGCCGCTTCCGAACTTCCCGAAGTTCCAGCTCCACAAGTCCTTCAACAGCTGGGCCCACGAGCTGACCGCTCGAGAGGAAGTCACCGAGCTGGCCGCCGTCCTCGGAGCAACGAGCGACGGCGCCTACAACGAGATCACGAACGCGATCACGCTCGTGTTCGGGCTGCCGAAGTTCCTCGACCGCTGCCTCAAGGGCGAATTCACCATCGAGCACGTGCTCTCTGCGACTCGCGCCGTCAAGGATGTCAGCTTCGAATACATTCCCCGCCTCGATGCCTACCTGGCCGAGCGTCGCGCGGACATCACGCTCGAAACCTTCAGGAAGTCGCTCAACCTGAAGATCGCGGCGATCGTGCCCGTCGATGATCGCACCGAGCTCGCCTCGAAGCGTCGCCACGTCGACATCACCACATACCCTGACGGCACCGCCTCGGTGACCCTCATGGGTCCGGCCGTGGAGCTCAAAGCGTTCTACCTGCGCATCGAAGCCTTCGCCCGCGCGATCCGCAACGGCCAGATCTCCGCATTCACCGACGTGGACCTCAGCGGCCTCGAGATGGACGACCAGGACAGCATCGCTGCCCTGATGTTCGACATCGCCACACGTGCGACCCCGCAGATGGCCATCGCGGTGACCGCGCACGATACGACCACCGGCGAGACCACCACCAAGGAGTTCGCCTTCGACACGACCGACTCCACCGACCCCATCACGGCGGACGCGGTCGACTCCACGGCACGGACAGCTCAGCGCGAAGCCGAGGCGGCGGCAGCCGCCGGCGACGATGTCAAGACGATCATCAAGCTCGTCATGCCCACTCACGGACAGTGGGTGAGGGAGCAGGCGAAGATGATGGTGTCGGTGCCCTATCTCACGGCGATCGGTCGCTCGGAGCTGCCGGGCACGTTCTCGGACGGCGCCCCGGTGCCGCCTGAAGCGGTGCGAGTACTGGCCGCGCAGAGCCCGACCTGGCACCGGATCCTCACGGACCCGGCGACGGGGACTCCGATCGACGCCCGCTCGAAGAGCTACTACATCCCGGCCGACGTGCGCGCGCCCCTGACCGCGAAATGGCAGTCGTGCTCGGCTCCCGGGTGCACCCGTCGTGCCGAGACCTCGGAAATCGACCACATCATCCCCTTCGACCACGACGATCCGGCACGGGGCGGGCAGACGACGTTCACCAACACGCACCCGCTGTGCAAAGCCGACCACCAGAGGAAGACCGACCGCAGGTTCTCGGTCAGGTCGACCGACGACGGAGCGGTGGAGTATGCCTTCCGCCATGGTGTCGTGACGAAGATGTACCCGCCGGACAACCCGATCAACGCCGAGCATGCACGACAGGTGGAGAACTATGCCCAACTGCCGAATCTGCTTGAGACGGACGACGAGAGCGGACCCGAAATGCGGTCTGACAATGATGCCGTTGCCGACGTGGGCCCGGCGGCAGATGTAGGTCCTACGGCAGAAGGGGGCACCGCGGTCGGGGCCCCCGAGGGGCGACAGGCCCGGCGGCCGCGGGAAACGGACGACGAGAATCGGGACCCCCGATGGGATCGGGGCGAACCACCGCCATTCTGA
- a CDS encoding nucleobase:cation symporter-2 family protein produces the protein MSVSQQSPQDGRASSAAKKSRRPEDERLPVGSSFAYGLQHVLTMYGGIIAVPLIIGKAADLDGNGISVLIASCLFMGGLATILQSVGVPFFGSQLPLVQGVSFAGVATMTSILAGGDGLPAVFGSVLVASVIGLIVAPAFALIVKFFPPVVTGTVITTIGLSLMPVAAGWAMGGDAEAADYGSMRNILIAVGTLAVVLILSRIPVAMVSRLSILLAIVIGTIGCLVFGWADFSHVLDRGVFAFPQPFAFGMPTFSAAAIISMFIVIIVTFAETTADIIAVGEIVKTKVDSKRIASGLRADMLSSAVSPVFNSFTQSAFAQNVGLVAITGVKSRFVVTAGGAILVILGLLPVMGGVVAAVPSPVLGGAGIVLFGTVAASGIRTLSKVEYEGNLNMIIVAVSLAFGIIPVVEPDFYNSFPSWVGIILHSGISSATLMAVLLNLVFNHIGVKAKDRSDRSVFVAGTGRVIRKEELQRLIDNEAILTEGDTVKDGRIIDGNGEEVPVVTDEQHEKVIEAAKKGEVRNQDDVRRLIEEDEG, from the coding sequence ATGTCGGTATCCCAGCAGTCACCACAGGACGGGCGGGCGTCGTCGGCCGCGAAGAAGTCGCGCCGACCCGAGGACGAGCGGCTGCCCGTGGGCAGCTCGTTTGCCTACGGACTGCAGCACGTGCTCACGATGTACGGCGGCATCATCGCTGTGCCGCTCATCATCGGCAAGGCCGCCGACCTCGATGGCAACGGCATCAGCGTGCTCATTGCGTCGTGCCTGTTCATGGGTGGTCTGGCGACCATCCTGCAGTCGGTGGGAGTCCCGTTCTTCGGCTCGCAGCTGCCGCTCGTTCAGGGTGTCTCGTTCGCCGGAGTCGCCACGATGACGTCGATCCTGGCCGGCGGTGACGGTCTGCCAGCGGTCTTCGGTTCGGTGTTGGTCGCCTCGGTGATCGGGTTGATAGTGGCGCCGGCCTTTGCTCTCATCGTGAAGTTCTTTCCACCGGTGGTGACCGGCACGGTCATCACGACGATCGGCCTGTCACTCATGCCCGTCGCCGCAGGTTGGGCGATGGGCGGGGATGCGGAGGCCGCCGACTACGGAAGCATGCGCAATATCCTCATCGCTGTCGGCACGCTGGCCGTCGTGCTCATCCTCAGCCGGATCCCGGTCGCGATGGTCTCACGCCTGTCGATTCTGCTGGCCATCGTCATCGGCACGATCGGCTGCCTGGTGTTCGGTTGGGCCGATTTCTCGCATGTGCTCGATCGCGGTGTCTTCGCCTTCCCGCAGCCGTTCGCCTTCGGCATGCCGACGTTCTCGGCTGCGGCGATCATCTCGATGTTCATCGTCATCATCGTCACCTTCGCCGAGACGACTGCGGACATCATCGCCGTCGGCGAGATCGTGAAGACCAAGGTCGATTCGAAGCGCATCGCCTCGGGTCTGCGAGCCGACATGCTCTCATCGGCGGTCTCCCCCGTCTTCAACTCGTTCACGCAGTCGGCGTTCGCTCAGAACGTCGGTCTGGTCGCGATCACCGGTGTGAAGTCGCGCTTCGTCGTCACGGCCGGCGGTGCGATCCTCGTGATCCTCGGTCTGCTGCCGGTGATGGGCGGGGTCGTCGCAGCGGTGCCGTCCCCGGTGCTCGGCGGTGCGGGCATCGTCCTCTTCGGCACCGTCGCGGCCTCGGGCATCCGCACTCTCTCGAAGGTCGAATACGAGGGCAACCTCAACATGATCATCGTCGCGGTCTCGCTGGCATTCGGCATCATTCCGGTCGTCGAGCCCGACTTCTACAATTCGTTCCCGTCGTGGGTCGGCATCATCCTCCACTCGGGCATCTCCTCGGCCACTTTGATGGCCGTGCTGCTCAACCTGGTCTTCAACCACATCGGTGTGAAGGCCAAGGACCGTTCGGACCGTTCGGTCTTCGTCGCCGGCACCGGTCGAGTCATCCGCAAGGAAGAGCTGCAGAGGCTGATCGACAACGAAGCCATCCTCACCGAGGGCGACACCGTCAAGGACGGCAGGATCATCGACGGCAACGGCGAAGAGGTGCCGGTCGTCACCGACGAACAGCACGAGAAGGTCATCGAGGCGGCAAAGAAGGGCGAGGTCCGGAACCAAGACGACGTCCGCCGCCTGATCGAAGAAGACGAAGGGTAG
- a CDS encoding 8-oxoguanine deaminase has protein sequence MTQNGIPSNEAVARLWLRDPLAVHLGAGADPDIAARGIVIDRTSGTIVELIPAGGEPRGGAESVSEIVDASEHVITPGLINTHHHFYQTLTRAWAPVADLPLFGWLQNLYPVWARLTPRALELATTVAMAELLESGCTTAADHHYLFPTGMDEAIDIEVEVVRALGMRAMLTRGSMSLGEKDGGLPPQQTVQNAEVILTDSRRLVETHHERGPGAQIQIAFAPCSPFSVTTELMRQSAVLADELDVRLHTHLAETIDEEDFCRERFGMRTVDYLESVGWLGDRAWLAHGVHFDDEEIRRLGAAGASVAHCPTSNMRLASGIARAVELEDAGVSVGLGVDGSASNDASNLIREVRQALYIQRLRYGAEAVTCDRVLDWATKGSAAALGRDDIGTIDVGKQADLAMFRLDGLEFSGAHDPIPALVLCGAERADRVMVGGQWRVRDGRAIGADGAELDKEALIAAHQEEARRLVAG, from the coding sequence ATGACCCAGAATGGTATTCCATCCAACGAGGCGGTTGCGCGACTGTGGCTGCGAGATCCCCTGGCCGTCCACCTCGGCGCGGGTGCCGATCCGGATATCGCCGCCCGTGGGATCGTCATCGATCGCACCAGCGGGACCATCGTCGAACTCATCCCGGCGGGAGGCGAACCCCGAGGTGGGGCGGAGTCGGTCTCCGAGATCGTCGATGCCTCCGAGCACGTCATCACACCGGGCCTGATCAACACTCACCATCACTTCTACCAGACCCTCACCCGCGCCTGGGCCCCGGTCGCGGACCTGCCGCTGTTCGGGTGGCTGCAGAACCTCTATCCGGTGTGGGCGAGGCTGACTCCACGCGCTCTCGAGCTCGCGACGACCGTGGCGATGGCGGAGCTCCTCGAATCCGGGTGCACGACCGCAGCCGACCACCACTACCTGTTCCCGACAGGGATGGACGAGGCCATCGACATCGAGGTCGAGGTCGTCCGCGCGCTCGGCATGCGGGCGATGCTCACCCGCGGATCGATGTCGCTGGGCGAGAAGGACGGAGGCCTGCCTCCGCAGCAGACCGTGCAAAACGCCGAGGTGATCCTCACCGACTCCCGCCGCCTCGTCGAAACCCATCATGAACGTGGACCCGGGGCGCAGATCCAGATCGCCTTCGCCCCGTGCTCGCCGTTCTCCGTGACCACTGAGCTGATGCGGCAGAGCGCGGTGCTCGCCGATGAACTCGACGTCCGCCTCCACACGCATCTTGCCGAGACCATCGACGAAGAGGACTTCTGCCGGGAGCGATTCGGCATGCGCACCGTCGACTACCTCGAATCCGTCGGCTGGTTGGGCGATCGCGCGTGGCTAGCGCACGGTGTCCACTTCGACGACGAGGAGATCCGCCGTCTCGGTGCCGCTGGTGCCTCCGTCGCGCACTGCCCGACCTCGAATATGCGCCTGGCCTCGGGCATTGCCCGCGCCGTCGAACTCGAAGACGCGGGAGTGAGCGTCGGCCTCGGCGTCGACGGTTCGGCGTCGAACGATGCCTCGAACCTCATCCGCGAGGTCCGCCAGGCCCTCTACATCCAACGCCTGCGCTACGGCGCCGAGGCGGTCACGTGCGATCGCGTCCTCGATTGGGCGACGAAGGGATCGGCAGCGGCGCTCGGTCGGGACGATATCGGGACGATCGACGTCGGCAAGCAGGCCGATCTGGCGATGTTCCGCCTCGACGGGCTGGAGTTCTCCGGTGCGCACGATCCGATCCCCGCGCTCGTGCTCTGCGGGGCGGAGAGGGCCGACCGGGTGATGGTCGGCGGACAGTGGCGGGTCCGCGACGGCCGCGCGATCGGCGCGGATGGGGCCGAACTCGACAAGGAAGCGCTCATTGCGGCGCATCAGGAGGAGGCACGCCGCCTCGTTGCGGGGTGA
- a CDS encoding DUF2871 domain-containing protein codes for MKKIFNAAFAYMIIGVLAGLFYREFTKANDFPEGEFTQLGVVHTHLLTLGFIVMLIVLVLDKVFGLSGSKLFSWFFWLYNAGLVLTVGMMVWHGSLTVIGEESDAMIAGIAGLGHIALSVSLVLFFLALRKKVVDAAQGEAPLSNRAPVDGCASP; via the coding sequence ATGAAGAAGATATTCAACGCAGCATTCGCCTACATGATCATCGGTGTCCTCGCCGGCCTGTTCTACCGCGAGTTCACCAAGGCCAACGACTTCCCGGAAGGCGAGTTCACGCAGCTCGGTGTGGTGCACACCCATCTGCTCACGCTCGGCTTCATCGTCATGCTCATCGTCCTCGTGCTCGACAAGGTGTTCGGACTCTCGGGGTCGAAGCTCTTCTCGTGGTTCTTCTGGCTCTACAACGCAGGCCTCGTCCTGACAGTGGGAATGATGGTCTGGCACGGTTCGCTCACCGTCATCGGCGAAGAGTCCGACGCCATGATCGCCGGCATCGCCGGACTCGGACACATCGCACTGTCCGTCAGCCTCGTCCTGTTCTTCCTCGCCCTGCGCAAGAAGGTCGTCGACGCCGCTCAAGGCGAAGCGCCTCTGTCGAACCGTGCTCCGGTCGACGGGTGCGCTTCGCCTTGA
- a CDS encoding MerR family transcriptional regulator — protein MDGIDDEGMGTLKIGDFSRLGQVSVRMLRHYESLGLLTPEAVDEFTGHRHYGAGQLTRLNRIMALNALGIPLRSITGLLDSELSSEALVEMLHRRRHQLLAEQSAAVAALAEVDFRLALIERTTMDHPDSIIKDLPPERILGRTVLLGEPPFDTSEIGPLFDSAADAITEAGGAPTMAIGIYSETESGTEVTCGFRTSTPTADTGPELEITELPSCTAATLVHKGPMARIGASWQHLAEWALAQGWELVGPCREVYLETGPDWVVELQQPVTR, from the coding sequence GTGGATGGTATCGACGACGAAGGGATGGGGACGTTGAAGATCGGTGACTTCTCGCGGCTCGGGCAGGTGTCCGTGCGGATGCTGCGCCATTACGAGTCGCTCGGACTCCTCACCCCCGAGGCGGTCGATGAGTTCACCGGGCATCGACACTATGGTGCGGGTCAGCTGACACGGCTCAACCGCATCATGGCGCTCAACGCCCTCGGCATTCCGCTGCGATCGATCACCGGACTGCTCGACTCGGAGCTGAGTTCGGAGGCACTGGTCGAGATGCTCCACCGTCGTCGTCATCAGCTGCTGGCCGAACAATCGGCGGCAGTCGCTGCGTTGGCCGAAGTCGATTTTCGGCTGGCCCTCATCGAAAGGACGACCATGGACCACCCAGACAGCATCATCAAGGACCTGCCCCCGGAGAGGATCCTCGGACGCACAGTCCTCCTCGGCGAACCGCCGTTCGACACCTCCGAGATCGGTCCGCTGTTCGACTCTGCGGCAGACGCGATCACCGAGGCGGGAGGGGCGCCGACCATGGCAATCGGCATCTACAGTGAAACGGAGTCGGGAACCGAGGTCACCTGCGGATTCCGCACGAGCACTCCGACCGCGGACACCGGACCCGAGCTCGAGATCACCGAGCTGCCGTCGTGCACCGCGGCGACGCTCGTCCACAAAGGTCCGATGGCCCGGATCGGCGCCAGCTGGCAGCACCTGGCCGAATGGGCCCTCGCTCAGGGGTGGGAGCTCGTCGGCCCATGCCGCGAGGTCTACCTCGAGACCGGTCCTGACTGGGTCGTCGAGCTGCAACAGCCGGTCACCCGGTAG
- a CDS encoding FadR/GntR family transcriptional regulator: MDHADSGGDEAPAANAEGTSPAAEPTSGLAPAHSRGGNVFEHTIAALLRAIRLGQYLVGDKLPAERDLAARIKVSRATLRQALSELQTAGIVTVRRGRYGGTFVTRLPSAGDDASEGSIDPVELDDAVRFRHVLETAAARIVASRTLEHAEVEALTTAESECREVFGAPGESAEKFRALDARFHLSIAELTRIPSLVAASASTRDRINALLDRIPFIETNVEHSCAQHREILDAVLAGDPDLAAELAAQHAEGTEQLLRGFLEQQ, from the coding sequence GTGGATCACGCTGACAGCGGCGGTGACGAGGCGCCAGCGGCGAATGCCGAGGGGACGAGCCCTGCGGCTGAGCCCACTTCAGGGCTGGCTCCCGCCCACTCGCGCGGCGGCAACGTCTTCGAACACACGATCGCGGCACTCCTCCGCGCTATCCGCCTCGGCCAGTACCTCGTCGGCGACAAGCTTCCTGCGGAGCGCGATCTCGCCGCCCGGATCAAGGTCTCGCGGGCCACGCTCCGGCAGGCGCTGAGCGAACTCCAGACCGCCGGCATCGTCACGGTCCGGCGGGGCCGCTACGGCGGAACGTTCGTCACGAGGCTGCCCTCGGCAGGCGACGATGCGTCCGAAGGGAGCATCGATCCCGTCGAACTCGACGATGCTGTGCGGTTTCGACACGTGCTCGAAACAGCCGCCGCCCGGATCGTCGCCTCGAGGACTCTCGAGCACGCCGAGGTGGAGGCTCTCACCACGGCGGAGAGCGAGTGTCGGGAAGTGTTCGGGGCACCGGGCGAGAGCGCCGAGAAGTTCCGTGCCCTCGATGCTCGCTTCCATCTCAGCATCGCCGAACTCACGCGGATCCCCTCACTCGTGGCCGCCTCGGCGAGCACCCGTGACCGGATCAACGCCCTGCTCGATCGGATTCCGTTCATCGAGACCAATGTCGAGCACTCATGCGCCCAGCACCGTGAGATCCTCGATGCCGTCCTCGCCGGCGATCCCGACCTGGCCGCGGAACTCGCCGCTCAGCACGCGGAGGGAACCGAACAGCTCCTGCGCGGATTCCTCGAACAGCAGTGA
- the eat gene encoding ethanolamine permease encodes MSKNIEYGNVDEHYLEKRQLKKGAAGWILLAGLGVAYVISGDFSGWNLGLAEGGWGGLLIAFLLMGLMYVCMVFGLAELSSTLPTAGAGYGFARRALGPLGGFATGMAILIEYTMAPAAISTFIAGYVQALGILPESVPTWTIYLVAYAIFIGIHLWGVGEALRLMFVITAVAVIALIVFVIAAVGHFDASSLFDIEPTGSFGSSAFMPMGVSGLLASLVFGIWFFLAVEGVPLAAEESANPKKDMPRGIITAMAILVVFGALMLTLVPGLAGASAMGVSDNPLPEALRTIYGENSALATFVNWAGLAGLIASFFSIIFAYSRQLFALSRAGYLPKWLSLTGKRKTPVLALIVPGTIGFILAIAVDGNGGVLLNVAVFGATVSYVLLNLSHIRLRFKEPDLPRGYRTPGGVVTTSIALVLASVAVIATFFVDILAAGIAAGVFLIALAYFWFYSRHHLVASAPEEEFAQIEAAEKDLK; translated from the coding sequence ATGAGCAAGAACATCGAATACGGCAATGTCGATGAGCACTACCTCGAGAAGCGGCAGCTGAAGAAGGGCGCCGCCGGCTGGATCCTCCTCGCGGGACTCGGCGTCGCCTACGTCATCTCCGGAGACTTCTCCGGCTGGAACCTCGGCCTGGCCGAAGGCGGCTGGGGCGGACTGCTCATCGCCTTCCTCCTCATGGGGCTGATGTACGTGTGCATGGTCTTCGGCCTCGCCGAACTCTCCTCCACACTGCCGACCGCCGGCGCCGGCTACGGATTCGCCCGGCGCGCACTCGGCCCGCTCGGCGGGTTCGCCACCGGCATGGCCATCCTCATCGAGTACACGATGGCGCCGGCCGCGATCTCGACCTTCATCGCCGGCTACGTCCAGGCGCTCGGCATCCTCCCCGAATCGGTGCCGACGTGGACGATCTACCTCGTCGCCTATGCGATCTTCATCGGCATCCACCTCTGGGGCGTCGGCGAAGCCCTGCGACTGATGTTCGTCATCACCGCAGTCGCGGTCATCGCCCTCATCGTCTTCGTCATCGCCGCCGTCGGCCACTTCGATGCGAGCAGCCTCTTCGACATCGAACCCACCGGCTCGTTCGGCTCATCCGCGTTCATGCCGATGGGCGTCTCCGGTCTGCTCGCCTCCCTCGTCTTCGGAATCTGGTTCTTCCTCGCCGTCGAAGGCGTGCCGCTGGCTGCGGAGGAATCGGCGAACCCGAAGAAGGACATGCCGCGCGGCATCATCACGGCCATGGCGATCCTCGTCGTCTTCGGCGCGCTCATGCTCACTCTCGTCCCCGGTCTGGCTGGAGCCTCGGCGATGGGAGTCTCCGACAATCCGCTGCCCGAGGCGCTGCGCACGATCTACGGTGAGAACTCGGCCCTGGCGACCTTCGTCAACTGGGCGGGCCTGGCCGGGCTCATCGCGAGCTTCTTCTCGATCATCTTCGCGTACTCCCGGCAGCTCTTCGCACTCTCCCGTGCCGGCTATCTGCCCAAGTGGCTGTCCCTGACAGGCAAGCGCAAGACCCCGGTGCTCGCGCTCATCGTTCCCGGCACGATCGGCTTCATCCTCGCGATCGCCGTCGACGGCAACGGCGGGGTCCTCCTCAACGTCGCCGTCTTCGGTGCCACGGTCTCCTACGTCCTGCTCAACCTCTCCCACATCCGGCTGCGTTTCAAGGAGCCCGATCTGCCCCGCGGCTACCGCACTCCCGGCGGCGTCGTGACCACCTCCATCGCGCTCGTGCTCGCCTCGGTGGCGGTGATCGCCACCTTCTTCGTCGACATCCTCGCCGCAGGCATCGCCGCGGGCGTCTTCCTCATCGCGCTCGCCTACTTCTGGTTCTACTCCCGCCACCACCTCGTCGCGAGCGCACCCGAAGAGGAGTTCGCGCAGATCGAAGCCGCGGAGAAGGACCTCAAATAG
- a CDS encoding glutamine synthetase family protein, giving the protein MTEIPIPTSPTSPQRTSRGSIQADPLTVDELRRLADEGTIDTVVVAITDHMGRLQGKRLGVQFFLEDVMDHGSECCNYLLAVDVDMDTVDGYEVSSWETGYGDMVMKPDLTTLRLLPWQPGSAMVNCDLLTTTGTEVAPSPRQILKRQLARLAEHGLSAHVGTELEFITFDSSYEEAFASKYTEVTPSNQYNVDYSLLGTARVEPLLRDIRNSMAGAGLFVEGAKGECNFGQHEITFRYQPALKACDDHAVYKNGAKEIAAQHGKSITFMAKYDQKEGSSCHIHLSFRSDEGDMVMVGDREHGFSTLMEQFIAGQLACIEDFTYFFAPNINSYKRFVEGSFAPTAVAWGFDNRTCAFRVVGSGPSLRVECRVGGADLNPYLATSALIAAGLHGIENGLELPAITEGNAYTAGADRLPTTLQGARDRLEGSQIAEDAFGDYVVRHYVHAADIELDAYNSTVTDWERLRGFERL; this is encoded by the coding sequence ATGACCGAGATTCCGATACCCACCTCGCCCACCTCACCGCAGAGGACGTCCCGAGGGTCGATCCAAGCCGATCCGCTCACCGTCGACGAGCTCCGCCGCCTCGCCGATGAGGGCACGATCGACACCGTGGTCGTCGCCATCACTGATCACATGGGCCGCCTGCAGGGCAAAAGACTCGGCGTCCAGTTCTTCCTCGAAGACGTCATGGACCACGGTTCCGAATGCTGCAACTATCTGCTCGCCGTCGATGTCGACATGGACACCGTGGACGGCTACGAGGTCTCGTCGTGGGAGACCGGCTACGGCGACATGGTCATGAAACCCGACCTTACGACCCTGCGTCTCCTCCCCTGGCAGCCAGGCAGTGCGATGGTCAACTGCGACCTCCTGACGACCACCGGCACCGAGGTGGCGCCCTCCCCGCGGCAGATCCTCAAGCGCCAGCTCGCCCGCCTCGCCGAGCACGGACTGAGCGCGCATGTCGGCACCGAACTCGAATTCATCACCTTCGATTCGAGCTACGAAGAGGCCTTCGCCTCGAAATACACCGAGGTCACGCCCTCGAACCAGTACAACGTCGACTATTCCCTGCTCGGCACCGCCCGCGTCGAACCGCTGCTGCGCGACATCCGCAATTCGATGGCCGGGGCCGGACTCTTCGTCGAAGGAGCGAAGGGCGAATGCAACTTCGGTCAGCATGAGATCACGTTCCGCTACCAGCCCGCACTCAAGGCGTGTGACGATCACGCGGTGTACAAGAACGGCGCGAAGGAGATCGCCGCCCAGCACGGCAAGTCGATCACCTTCATGGCCAAGTACGACCAGAAAGAGGGCTCCTCGTGCCACATCCATCTGAGCTTCCGCTCGGATGAGGGCGACATGGTCATGGTCGGAGACCGCGAGCACGGTTTCTCCACTCTCATGGAGCAGTTCATCGCCGGTCAGCTGGCCTGCATCGAGGATTTCACGTACTTCTTCGCCCCGAACATCAACTCGTACAAACGCTTCGTCGAAGGCTCGTTCGCCCCGACCGCCGTCGCCTGGGGCTTCGACAATCGAACCTGCGCCTTCCGCGTCGTCGGTTCGGGACCCTCGCTGCGCGTGGAATGCCGGGTCGGCGGGGCCGATCTCAACCCGTACCTCGCCACCTCGGCGCTCATCGCGGCGGGACTCCACGGGATCGAGAACGGCCTCGAACTGCCCGCGATCACCGAAGGCAACGCCTACACCGCCGGTGCCGACCGCCTGCCCACCACACTCCAGGGAGCGCGCGACCGATTGGAGGGCTCACAGATCGCCGAGGACGCCTTCGGCGACTACGTCGTCCGCCACTACGTGCACGCCGCCGACATCGAACTCGACGCCTACAATTCGACCGTGACCGACTGGGAGAGGCTCCGTGGCTTCGAACGACTCTGA
- a CDS encoding gamma-glutamyl-gamma-aminobutyrate hydrolase family protein gives MASNDSEPAAEPRTPVIAVSCYLQRAQWGVWDTEAALIPADYVRMVAACGAIPVLLPPHGQTSAVLDRVDGILLAGGADVDAAAYGQTPHETTVSHPFRDASETMLLAAAHERGLPVLGICRGLQVINVAAGGTLDQHLPESLGHSDFQPAPGVYGEVSVTTEPGSLAREILGEATTAPCYHHQGIDRLGAGLRVTGRSPEGLIEIIERAPDTDPDEAAPDAGWLFAVQWHPEHDPGDDRVVRALVEAARRHMADRATRRASK, from the coding sequence GTGGCTTCGAACGACTCTGAACCTGCTGCCGAACCGAGGACACCCGTCATTGCCGTCAGCTGCTATCTGCAGCGGGCGCAGTGGGGAGTCTGGGACACCGAGGCGGCCCTCATCCCGGCCGACTATGTGCGCATGGTCGCCGCCTGCGGGGCGATCCCCGTGCTGCTGCCGCCGCATGGTCAGACCTCGGCCGTGCTCGACCGCGTCGACGGAATCCTGCTCGCGGGCGGAGCCGACGTCGATGCCGCCGCGTACGGTCAGACTCCACATGAGACGACCGTCTCCCACCCGTTCCGCGACGCGAGCGAGACCATGCTGCTGGCCGCTGCGCACGAGCGCGGCCTGCCCGTGCTCGGCATCTGCCGGGGACTCCAGGTCATCAATGTCGCGGCAGGCGGCACGCTCGACCAGCACCTGCCGGAATCGCTCGGGCATTCGGACTTCCAGCCCGCACCCGGAGTCTACGGGGAGGTCTCGGTGACCACCGAGCCCGGGTCGCTCGCCCGCGAGATCCTCGGCGAAGCGACGACGGCACCCTGCTATCACCATCAGGGGATCGACCGCCTCGGCGCCGGTCTGCGGGTGACGGGACGCAGTCCCGAAGGTCTCATCGAAATCATCGAGCGAGCCCCGGATACCGACCCCGACGAGGCGGCCCCCGACGCGGGTTGGCTCTTCGCCGTCCAATGGCATCCCGAACATGACCCCGGTGACGATCGAGTCGTGCGCGCCCTCGTCGAGGCGGCCCGACGGCACATGGCAGACAGAGCAACGAGGAGAGCATCGAAGTGA